In a genomic window of Tursiops truncatus isolate mTurTru1 chromosome 7, mTurTru1.mat.Y, whole genome shotgun sequence:
- the MARCHF7 gene encoding E3 ubiquitin-protein ligase MARCHF7 isoform X6 produces the protein MESKPSRIPRRISVQPSSSLSARMMSGSRGSSLNDTYHSRDSSFRLDSEYQSTSASASALPFQSTWYSESEITQGARSRSQNQQRDHDSKRPKLSCTNCTSTSAGRSVGHGLNAVSDSSWRHSQVPRSSPVVLGSFGTDLMRERRADSSISNLMDYSHRSGDFTTSSYVQDRVPSSYSQGARPKENSLSTLQLNTSSTNHQMPSEHQTIPCSRDSGRNSLRSNFSPRELESPQSSIQPGFSYISNRGETSTIGSSNRVGSSQRSFQESSDNEGRRTTRRLLSRIASSMSSTFFSRRSSQDSLNTRSLSSENSYISPRILTASQSRNAASASDGPDNRASEASQGFRFLRRRWGLSSLSQNHSSEPDSQNFNQESEGRNTGPWLSSSLRNRCTPLFSRRRREGRDESSRISTSDIPSRSHHIFRRESNEVVHLEAQSDPLGATASRPQASAAPSSAATGGSISDSAHGGRSTGITGILPGSLFRFAVPPALGSNLTDNVMITVDIIPSGWSSSDGKNDKTKSVPSRDPERLQKIKESLLLEDSEEEEGDLCRICQMAAASSSNLLIEPCKCTGSLQYVHQECMKKWLQAKINSGSSLEAVTTCELCKEKLQLNLEDFDIHELHRAHANEQENSGEKRC, from the exons ATGGAGTCTAAACCTTCAAGGATTCCAAGAAGAATTTCTGTTCAACCCTCTAGCTCTTTAAGTGCTAGGATGATGTCTGGAAGCAGAGGAAGTAGTTTAAATGATACCTATCACTCAAGGGACTCTTCGTTTAGACTGGATTCTGAATATCAG tcTACATCAGCATCAGCATCTGCATTACCATTTCAGTCTACATGGTATAGTGAGTCTGAGATAACTCAGGGAGCACGTTCAAGATCGCAAAACCAGCAACGGGATCATGATTCAAAAAGACCTAAACTTTCCTGTACAAACTGTACATCTACCTCAGCTGGGAGAAGTGTTGGACATGGTTTAAATGCAGTATCAG attcttcTTGGAGGCATAGTCAAGTTCCCAGATCGTCACCAGTGGTACTTGGATCATTTGGAACTGACTTaatgagagagaggagagcagaTTCCTCCATTAGTAATCTTATGGATTATAGTCACCGAAGTGGTGATTTCACAACTTCATCAT atGTTCAAGACAGAGTTCCTTCTTCATATTCACAAGGagcaagaccaaaagagaacTCTTTGAGCACTTTACAATTGAATACATCATCTACAAATCACCAAATGCCTTCTGAACATCAGACCATACCATGTTCTAGGGACTCTGGTAGAAATTCTTTAAGATCAAATTTTTCTCCAAGAGAATTAGAATCTCCCCAAAGCAGTATACAGCCTggattttcttatatttcaaaTAGAGGTGAAACCTCAACTATAGGCAGTTCAAATAGGGTTGGCTCATCTCAAAGATCATTTCAAGAATCTTCTGACAATGAAGGTAGGCGTACAACAAGGAGATTGCTGTCACGTATAGCTTCTAGTATGTCATCTACTTTTTTTTCACGAAGGTCTAGTCAGGATTCCTTGAATACAAGATCACTGAGTTCTGAGAATTCTTACATTTCTCCAAGAATCTTGACAGCTTCACAGTCTCGTAATGCAGCATCAGCTTCTGATGGTCCTGATAACAGGGCATCCGAAGCTTCTCAGGGATTTCGATTTCTTCGGCGAAGATGGGGTTTGTCATCTCTTAGCCAAAATCATAGCTCTGAGCCAGATTCCCAAAATTTTAACCAAGAATCTGAAGGTAGAAATACAGGACCATGGTTATCTTCCTCACTTAGAAATAGATGCACACCTTTGTTCTCTAGAAGGAGGCGAGAGGGACGAGATGAATCTTCAAGGATATCTACCTCTGATATACCATCTAGATCTCATCATATTTTTAGAAGAGAATCAAATGAAGTGGTTCACCTTGAAGCACAGAGTGATCCCCTTGGGGCTACTGCCAGCAGACCACAAGCATCTGCAGCACCAAGCAGTGCTGCTACGGGTGGCTCCATATCGGATTCGGCTCACGGTGGACGAAGTACAGGAATAACAGGGATCCTTCCTGGTTCCTTATTCCGATTTGCAGTGCCCCCGGCACTTGGAAGTAATTTGACCGACAATGTCATGATCACTGTAGATATTATTCCTTCAGGTTGGAGTTCATCTGatggaaaaaatgataaaactaaaaGTGTACCCTCAAGAGACCCAGAAagactgcaaaaaataaaagagag CCTCCTTTTAGAGGACTCTGAAGAAGAAGAAGGTGATTTATGTAGAATTTGTCAGATGGCAGCTGCATCATCCTCTAACTTGCTGATAGAGCCATGCAAGTGCACAGGAAGTTTGCAATATGTCCACCAAGAGTGTATGAAAAAATGGTTACAGGCCAAAATTAACTCTG